One Chryseobacterium indoltheticum DNA segment encodes these proteins:
- a CDS encoding SRPBCC domain-containing protein, which translates to MRFFKIIAVIIILLVGAYAASMYYFVDESKEFTIEKEVDYPVEKVFNQFNNLQNFTRWNNFFSSSKSIAIDYYSPYEGKGSAISYNDPKSEDGGEMFIRYENPNKTLRYQLFEDEDENPTLIDVKFTAVSAEKTKITWYVHTPKLSVLSRAQNFWTEDKFAENIDKSMLNLKNVLSNKVEKDNQLAAIKYDSLMVEKEEEKMILGVNVSTSNKKDALYRNIVMNYNKINNFVTMDLGKKNDEVGYPVLITDADNFKDNEVSYFFGIPLSKKIGIADNNFSFRSVSPTENYVMYYKGSYSARIKAIQQLIQKAKKDEMRYGDVYQTFIEPPVDGQNVNMKLSLSVYR; encoded by the coding sequence ATGCGTTTTTTCAAAATCATAGCGGTTATTATAATTTTGTTGGTGGGTGCTTATGCGGCTTCCATGTACTATTTTGTAGATGAAAGTAAAGAGTTTACCATAGAAAAAGAGGTTGATTATCCTGTGGAAAAGGTTTTTAACCAGTTTAATAATTTGCAGAATTTCACCCGTTGGAATAATTTCTTTTCAAGTTCAAAAAGTATTGCCATTGATTACTATTCTCCTTACGAAGGAAAAGGAAGCGCTATCAGCTACAATGATCCTAAAAGTGAAGATGGAGGCGAGATGTTTATCCGTTATGAAAATCCCAACAAAACGCTGAGGTATCAGCTTTTTGAAGATGAAGATGAAAATCCTACTTTGATTGATGTGAAATTTACAGCAGTTTCAGCCGAAAAAACAAAAATTACCTGGTATGTTCATACGCCAAAATTATCGGTTTTATCAAGAGCCCAGAATTTTTGGACGGAAGATAAATTTGCAGAAAATATTGATAAAAGCATGCTTAATCTTAAAAATGTTTTAAGCAATAAAGTGGAAAAAGATAATCAGCTGGCTGCGATAAAATATGACAGTCTCATGGTTGAAAAAGAGGAAGAAAAAATGATTTTGGGAGTGAATGTAAGTACTTCCAATAAAAAAGATGCTTTGTACAGAAACATCGTTATGAATTACAACAAAATAAATAATTTCGTAACGATGGATTTAGGCAAAAAAAATGATGAAGTAGGATACCCTGTTCTTATCACTGATGCCGACAATTTTAAAGATAACGAGGTGTCTTATTTTTTCGGAATTCCATTGTCAAAAAAAATAGGAATTGCAGATAATAATTTCAGTTTCAGATCTGTGAGCCCCACAGAAAATTATGTGATGTATTACAAAGGATCTTATTCGGCGAGAATAAAAGCAATTCAGCAGCTTATACAAAAAGCAAAGAAAGATGAGATGCGCTATGGTGATGTTTATCAGACTTTTATAGAGCCGCCTGTAGATGGTCAGAATGTTAATATGAAACTTTCTCTCTCTGTTTACAGATGA
- a CDS encoding glycosyltransferase family 2 protein has product MTENSKNIAVVILNWNGKNWLQKFLPNVIRFSEEAEIYVIDNHSTDDSIDFLKQNFPTVKIVINDKNYGFAGGYNEGLKKINAEYYCLLNSDVEVTENWIKPVLDLFKKDKSIAAIQPKILSFNNKNYFEFAGAAGGLIDNLGYPYCRGRVFDDLEEDKGQYNDETEIFWASGCCFFIRSKDFWEQNGFDERFFAHQEEIDLCWRLINSGKKIFYTGKSQVYHVGGGTLNKQSAQKTFLNIRNNLSMMVKNLPFPQLIWVIFIRMLLDGVASLHFAYKYGFSHLWAVGRGHFGFYSQLPGTLKLRQKHQKSKFYQTKWLIFKHFLSK; this is encoded by the coding sequence ATGACAGAAAATTCTAAAAATATAGCCGTAGTTATTTTAAACTGGAACGGTAAAAACTGGCTTCAAAAATTTCTTCCAAATGTTATCCGCTTTTCTGAAGAAGCTGAAATTTACGTTATCGATAATCATTCGACAGATGATTCTATTGATTTTTTAAAACAAAACTTTCCTACTGTAAAAATTGTAATTAATGATAAAAATTATGGTTTTGCCGGAGGTTATAATGAAGGTTTAAAAAAAATAAATGCAGAATATTATTGTCTTCTGAATTCTGATGTGGAAGTTACAGAAAACTGGATTAAGCCTGTTTTAGATTTATTTAAAAAAGATAAATCAATTGCTGCAATTCAGCCTAAAATTTTGTCTTTTAACAATAAAAATTATTTTGAATTTGCCGGAGCTGCAGGTGGTTTGATCGATAATTTGGGGTATCCGTATTGCAGAGGAAGAGTTTTTGATGATTTGGAAGAAGATAAAGGGCAATACAATGACGAAACAGAAATTTTCTGGGCTTCAGGATGTTGCTTCTTCATAAGATCAAAAGATTTCTGGGAGCAGAATGGTTTTGATGAAAGATTTTTTGCACATCAGGAAGAGATCGATCTTTGCTGGAGATTGATTAACTCCGGCAAGAAAATATTTTATACCGGAAAATCACAGGTTTATCATGTGGGAGGCGGAACTTTAAATAAACAGAGCGCTCAAAAAACTTTTCTTAACATTAGAAATAACCTTTCGATGATGGTGAAAAATCTCCCTTTTCCTCAATTGATTTGGGTGATATTTATAAGAATGCTCTTAGATGGAGTTGCTTCTTTACATTTTGCCTATAAATACGGGTTCTCTCATCTTTGGGCTGTTGGAAGAGGACATTTTGGGTTTTACAGCCAGCTTCCCGGAACACTTAAACTTCGTCAAAAACACCAAAAATCAAAGTTTTACCAAACGAAATGGCTTATTTTCAAGCATTTTTTAAGTAAATAA
- the odhB gene encoding 2-oxoglutarate dehydrogenase complex dihydrolipoyllysine-residue succinyltransferase, with protein sequence MSILEMKVPSPGESITEVEIATWLVKDGDYVQKDQPIAEVDSDKATLELPAEESGIITLKAEEGDVVQVGQVVCLIDMDAAKPEGAAPSAEVPKQEEAPKAAEPAKVEAPKPAPAAPQSYATGTPSPAAKKILDEKGIDAAQVSGSGRDGRISKSDAELAAVPAMGGSSLTATGARSTTTTKLSVLRRKIAQRLVSVKNETAMLTTFNEVDMSEIFRLRKQYKEEFAQKHGVGLGFMSFFTKAVTRALQMYPDVNASIDGDFKINYDFCDISIAVSGPKGLMVPVLRNAENMSFSSVEANIKDLAIKVRDGKITVDEMTGGTFTITNGGTFGSMLSTPIINPPQSAILGMHNIIQRPVAVDGQVVIRPMMYVAMSYDHRIIDGKESVGFLVAVKEGIDNPVEILLGGDERKGLGL encoded by the coding sequence ATGTCAATTTTAGAAATGAAAGTTCCTTCACCGGGAGAATCAATTACAGAAGTTGAAATTGCAACTTGGCTTGTAAAAGATGGTGATTATGTACAAAAAGATCAACCAATCGCTGAAGTAGATTCAGACAAGGCAACTTTAGAATTACCTGCAGAGGAGAGTGGTATTATCACTTTAAAAGCAGAAGAAGGTGATGTGGTACAAGTAGGTCAGGTTGTTTGTTTAATTGATATGGATGCTGCAAAACCGGAAGGTGCAGCGCCTTCTGCTGAAGTTCCAAAACAGGAAGAAGCGCCTAAAGCTGCTGAACCTGCGAAAGTTGAAGCTCCAAAACCAGCTCCGGCTGCTCCTCAATCTTATGCTACAGGTACTCCTTCTCCGGCTGCCAAGAAAATTCTTGACGAAAAAGGAATTGATGCTGCTCAGGTTTCAGGTTCTGGAAGAGACGGAAGAATCTCTAAATCTGATGCTGAATTAGCTGCTGTTCCGGCAATGGGAGGAAGCTCTTTAACAGCTACAGGTGCTAGATCTACAACAACAACTAAACTTTCAGTTCTTAGAAGAAAAATCGCTCAAAGATTAGTTTCAGTAAAGAACGAAACTGCAATGTTGACGACTTTCAACGAGGTTGATATGTCTGAGATTTTCAGATTAAGAAAACAATATAAAGAAGAATTTGCTCAGAAACACGGAGTAGGACTTGGTTTCATGTCTTTCTTTACAAAAGCGGTTACAAGAGCATTACAAATGTATCCTGATGTGAATGCATCAATTGATGGAGATTTCAAAATAAACTATGATTTCTGCGATATTTCAATTGCCGTTTCAGGTCCTAAAGGATTGATGGTTCCGGTATTGAGAAATGCAGAGAATATGTCTTTCAGCAGTGTTGAAGCCAATATCAAAGATTTAGCTATCAAAGTAAGAGACGGTAAAATTACGGTTGACGAGATGACTGGTGGTACGTTTACTATTACAAACGGTGGTACTTTCGGGTCTATGTTGTCTACGCCAATTATCAACCCGCCACAATCTGCTATCTTAGGAATGCACAACATTATTCAGAGACCGGTTGCGGTTGACGGACAGGTTGTTATTCGTCCAATGATGTATGTTGCAATGTCTTATGACCACAGAATTATCGACGGTAAAGAATCTGTAGGATTCCTTGTTGCGGTAAAAGAAGGGATCGACAATCCGGTAGAAATTCTATTGGGTGGAGACGAAAGAAAAGGCTTAGGATTATAA
- a CDS encoding aldehyde dehydrogenase codes for MEIQEVVSKQKAFFKTQQTKNIRFRKMYLEKLRDVILQNENLLYEAIYKDFGKSKFDTFTTEISFILNDIKYYLKNLKSLSKPKKVRTNLVNQIGKSRIHSEPLGNILVIGAWNYPYQLSLSPIVVALAAGNSCILKPSEIAENTMKAMVKIINENFPPEYLFAYEGGIDETTELLKLKFDKIFFTGSTKVGNIVYKAAAENLTPVVLELGGKSPAIITKDANLEVAAKRIIWGKFLNAGQTCVAPDYLLVEESVQEQFLEMLRKNIQQFKYEPESEHYTKIINKKNFERLIKLVNHEKIYVGGEYDEEKLYIEPTILTNINWKDDVMQEEIFGPILPVISFTNFNLILNEIIELEKPLAAYLFTNNAEEKESFTNKLSFGGGCINDVMMHLGNENLPFGGVGNSGIGNYHGKFGFETFSHQKAVLQRATWGEPDIKYPPYSEKKLGWIKKFM; via the coding sequence ATGGAAATTCAGGAAGTCGTATCAAAACAGAAAGCATTTTTTAAAACACAGCAAACGAAAAATATAAGATTCAGAAAAATGTATCTTGAAAAACTTCGGGATGTGATTTTACAAAATGAAAATCTTTTATACGAAGCTATTTACAAAGATTTTGGAAAGTCAAAATTTGACACTTTTACCACAGAAATTTCCTTTATTTTAAATGATATTAAGTATTATCTAAAGAATTTAAAGTCGCTTTCAAAACCTAAAAAAGTACGCACAAATCTTGTTAATCAGATTGGAAAAAGTAGAATTCATTCCGAACCTTTAGGAAATATTTTAGTGATCGGCGCATGGAATTATCCTTATCAACTTTCGTTATCTCCAATCGTTGTAGCTTTAGCAGCCGGAAACTCCTGTATTTTAAAGCCAAGCGAAATTGCTGAAAATACCATGAAAGCAATGGTAAAAATCATCAATGAAAATTTTCCACCAGAATATTTATTCGCTTACGAAGGCGGAATTGATGAAACAACAGAACTTCTAAAGCTCAAATTTGATAAAATATTTTTCACAGGAAGTACGAAAGTCGGGAATATCGTTTACAAAGCGGCTGCAGAAAATTTAACCCCGGTTGTTTTGGAATTAGGAGGGAAATCTCCGGCAATTATTACAAAAGATGCCAATCTTGAAGTGGCAGCCAAAAGAATTATTTGGGGCAAATTTTTAAATGCTGGACAAACCTGTGTCGCTCCGGACTACTTATTGGTCGAAGAATCTGTACAGGAGCAGTTTTTAGAAATGCTTAGAAAAAATATTCAGCAATTTAAATATGAACCTGAATCTGAACATTATACAAAAATCATCAACAAAAAGAATTTTGAACGGTTAATTAAATTAGTTAATCATGAAAAGATTTATGTTGGAGGAGAATATGATGAAGAAAAATTATACATAGAACCAACGATTCTCACAAATATTAATTGGAAAGATGACGTGATGCAGGAAGAAATTTTTGGACCGATTTTACCTGTAATTTCTTTTACTAATTTCAATTTAATTTTAAATGAAATTATAGAATTGGAAAAGCCTTTAGCTGCATATCTATTCACCAATAATGCTGAAGAAAAAGAAAGTTTCACGAATAAACTTTCTTTTGGAGGCGGCTGTATTAATGATGTAATGATGCATTTAGGAAATGAAAATCTTCCTTTTGGGGGTGTTGGGAATTCCGGAATCGGAAATTATCACGGAAAATTTGGTTTTGAAACCTTTTCACATCAAAAAGCTGTTTTACAACGAGCAACCTGGGGTGAACCAGACATAAAATATCCGCCTTATTCCGAGAAAAAACTAGGCTGGATTAAAAAATTTATGTAA
- a CDS encoding 2-oxoglutarate dehydrogenase E1 component produces MDRFSFLNAAHSQLIEDLYQQYLKFPDSLEPSWKAFFQGFDFAIENYSDDESIQYVQNSVKSSPAVQQISQAASNGEVPEHIKKEFKVVNLIEAYRTRGHLFTKTNPVRERRHYTPTLDIENFGLDKSDLNTKFNCAVETGMKGPATLQDLITHLQSIYCDSIGVEYMHINNVQEKDFIKQWLQVNENHPVLSANEKTEILLKLNQAVAFENYLHTKFVGQKRFSLEGGETLIPALDQLISRSSQLGVDEVVLGMAHRGRLNVLTNIFGKSYKQIFSEFEGKEFEEDVFSGDVKYHLGSSKKIKTASGEEVAINLTPNPSHLETVAALVVGICRAKVDDKYKDYSKVLPIIIHGDGALAGQGIAYEVAQMMTLEGYKTGGTVHIVVNNQVSFTTNYMDARSSTYCTDIAKVTESPVMHVNADDAEAVVHAMHFAADFRAKFGKDVYIDLLGYRKYGHNEGDEPRFTQPNLYKLISKHPNPREIYKEKLLKDSVTSNDVIAKMETEFKALLDKDFDASKEIEKNVMDIFMADDWTNFPIAKRGAVQDAVDTKYDLAKLKELAIKMSTLPADKKFINKITRLFDNRIKAIEANSLDWALGEWLAYATLLVEGNNVRISGEDVERGTFSHRHAVVKTEDTEEEYVPLKEVSESRFDVFNSHLSEYGVLGFDYGYAMASPNTLTIWEAQFGDFVNGAQIIVDQYLAAAEEKWKIQDGLVMLLPHGSEGQGAEHSSARLERFLTLCANENMVVANITSPANYFHLLRRQLKWSFRKPLIVMSPKSLLRHPKVVSPLEDFANKGFQPILDDPTADPAKVEKLVLCSGKLYFELLAKKEELNCENVALVRFEQLYPLQNDAIEAVFAKYANKKSIVWAQEEPENMGAWSYILRNFRDTGIQVVSPVPSGAPAPGSHKMFEKNQNAVINRVFDRDDAPAKRPVTA; encoded by the coding sequence ATGGACAGATTTTCATTCCTAAACGCAGCTCATTCTCAGTTAATTGAGGATTTATACCAACAATACTTAAAATTCCCTGACTCCTTAGAACCATCATGGAAAGCCTTTTTTCAAGGCTTTGATTTTGCGATTGAGAACTACAGTGATGACGAAAGCATCCAGTATGTACAAAATTCGGTGAAATCTTCACCTGCAGTACAGCAGATTTCTCAGGCGGCTTCAAATGGTGAAGTTCCGGAGCACATCAAGAAGGAATTTAAGGTGGTAAACCTTATTGAAGCTTACAGAACGAGAGGTCACTTGTTTACCAAAACCAATCCGGTGCGTGAAAGAAGGCATTATACGCCGACTTTGGATATTGAAAATTTTGGTCTTGACAAGTCAGATTTAAATACAAAATTCAACTGCGCAGTTGAAACAGGAATGAAAGGTCCTGCAACTTTACAGGATTTGATCACGCATTTGCAAAGCATCTACTGCGATTCTATCGGTGTGGAATATATGCACATCAACAATGTTCAGGAGAAAGATTTTATTAAGCAGTGGCTTCAGGTAAACGAAAACCACCCAGTTCTTTCTGCAAACGAAAAAACTGAAATTTTGTTGAAGTTAAATCAGGCGGTAGCGTTTGAAAATTATCTTCACACAAAATTTGTTGGCCAGAAAAGATTCTCACTTGAAGGTGGTGAAACTTTAATTCCAGCTTTGGATCAGTTGATCTCAAGATCTTCTCAACTTGGCGTTGATGAGGTTGTTCTTGGGATGGCTCACAGAGGAAGATTAAATGTTCTTACAAATATTTTCGGGAAATCTTACAAGCAGATTTTCTCAGAATTTGAAGGAAAAGAATTTGAAGAAGATGTATTCTCAGGTGACGTAAAATATCACTTAGGTTCATCCAAAAAAATAAAAACAGCTTCCGGTGAAGAAGTTGCCATTAATTTGACGCCGAACCCGTCTCACTTAGAAACTGTTGCTGCTTTGGTAGTAGGTATTTGCCGTGCAAAAGTAGATGATAAGTATAAAGATTATTCTAAGGTTTTACCAATCATTATCCACGGAGATGGTGCATTGGCAGGTCAGGGTATTGCTTACGAAGTGGCCCAGATGATGACTTTGGAAGGGTATAAAACCGGAGGTACAGTTCATATTGTTGTAAATAACCAGGTGTCATTTACAACCAATTATATGGATGCAAGATCGTCTACATATTGTACAGATATTGCAAAAGTGACAGAATCGCCTGTAATGCACGTGAATGCAGATGATGCTGAAGCGGTAGTTCATGCGATGCATTTTGCAGCTGATTTCAGAGCTAAATTTGGTAAAGACGTTTATATCGATTTATTAGGATACAGAAAATATGGTCATAACGAAGGGGATGAGCCAAGATTTACTCAGCCTAATTTGTATAAACTGATCTCAAAACATCCTAACCCAAGAGAGATTTATAAAGAAAAACTGTTGAAAGACAGCGTGACTTCAAATGATGTTATCGCCAAAATGGAAACAGAATTCAAAGCGCTTTTAGATAAAGACTTTGATGCTTCTAAAGAAATCGAAAAGAATGTGATGGATATTTTCATGGCAGATGACTGGACGAATTTCCCGATTGCAAAAAGAGGAGCTGTTCAGGATGCCGTTGATACAAAATATGATTTAGCGAAGTTGAAAGAATTGGCAATTAAAATGTCAACGCTTCCTGCAGATAAAAAATTCATCAACAAAATTACAAGGCTGTTTGATAACAGAATCAAGGCAATTGAAGCAAACTCTTTAGATTGGGCTTTAGGAGAATGGCTGGCTTATGCTACCCTTCTTGTAGAAGGTAACAATGTAAGAATTTCTGGTGAAGATGTAGAAAGAGGAACGTTCTCTCACAGACACGCTGTTGTAAAAACTGAAGATACAGAAGAAGAATATGTTCCCTTAAAAGAAGTTTCAGAAAGCAGATTTGATGTATTCAATTCTCACCTTTCAGAATATGGAGTTTTAGGATTCGATTATGGGTATGCAATGGCATCTCCGAATACTTTAACGATTTGGGAAGCACAGTTCGGAGATTTCGTAAACGGAGCTCAGATTATTGTTGACCAATATCTGGCTGCAGCAGAAGAAAAATGGAAAATTCAGGATGGTTTGGTAATGTTGTTGCCTCACGGTTCGGAAGGCCAGGGAGCAGAACACTCTTCAGCAAGACTGGAAAGATTTCTTACCCTTTGTGCTAACGAAAATATGGTGGTAGCGAATATTACTTCACCAGCAAACTATTTCCACTTGTTAAGAAGACAGTTGAAATGGTCGTTCAGAAAACCATTAATTGTAATGAGTCCAAAATCATTATTAAGACATCCAAAAGTGGTTTCTCCGCTTGAAGATTTCGCAAATAAAGGATTCCAGCCGATTTTAGATGATCCTACTGCAGATCCTGCGAAAGTGGAAAAATTAGTATTGTGTTCTGGTAAATTATACTTCGAATTATTAGCTAAAAAAGAAGAACTGAATTGTGAAAATGTTGCATTAGTAAGATTTGAACAATTGTATCCGCTTCAAAATGACGCTATCGAAGCTGTATTTGCTAAATATGCAAACAAAAAATCAATCGTTTGGGCTCAGGAAGAACCAGAAAACATGGGAGCTTGGTCTTATATCTTAAGAAATTTCAGAGATACAGGAATTCAGGTTGTTTCGCCTGTACCAAGTGGTGCTCCGGCTCCGGGAAGTCACAAAATGTTTGAGAAAAACCAAAATGCTGTAATCAACAGAGTATTCGACAGAGACGATGCTCCGGCTAAAAGACCGGTAACAGCTTAA
- the apaG gene encoding Co2+/Mg2+ efflux protein ApaG, whose amino-acid sequence MFSKITSNIKVSVDPEYDSKNSYPSENRYVFKYNIVIENDGDFPIKVLKRKWLIFDVGFGFTEVVGDGVIGLTPDVEIGDNFAYFSNVMLRSGVGNMSGKYLVENSDTKEQFEIDIPKFNLLSQVLSN is encoded by the coding sequence ATGTTTTCTAAAATTACTTCTAATATCAAGGTTTCGGTAGATCCTGAATATGATAGCAAGAATTCTTATCCTTCAGAAAACCGTTATGTTTTTAAATATAATATCGTCATAGAAAACGATGGTGACTTCCCGATTAAGGTTCTCAAAAGAAAATGGCTTATTTTCGATGTAGGATTTGGGTTTACAGAAGTTGTCGGTGACGGTGTAATAGGTCTGACTCCAGATGTGGAAATCGGGGATAATTTTGCATATTTTTCTAACGTGATGCTGCGTTCAGGCGTTGGAAATATGAGTGGAAAATATCTAGTTGAAAACTCAGATACCAAAGAGCAATTTGAAATTGATATTCCCAAATTTAATCTTTTATCTCAGGTTTTAAGCAATTAA
- a CDS encoding 3'-5' exonuclease, with the protein MDFCALDFETATHERHSACELGICIVQDSKIVETKTWLIKPPSFPYFHQRNIDVHGILPSDVKNAPRFDDIWYEVQEMMYGTLMIAHNASFDAGVLKGCLDYYGMFTPKLNYLCSIQLAKKSWNYLPKYGLKHLAEYHNIQFKHHRAGDDAEACARISLLAFEKLFITSNDEVSDFMKQKIKML; encoded by the coding sequence ATGGATTTCTGCGCATTAGATTTTGAAACCGCCACTCACGAGAGACATTCTGCTTGTGAATTGGGAATATGTATTGTTCAGGATTCTAAAATTGTGGAAACTAAAACGTGGCTTATAAAACCGCCAAGCTTCCCGTATTTTCATCAGAGAAATATTGATGTGCATGGAATTTTACCAAGCGATGTGAAAAATGCACCGAGATTTGATGACATCTGGTACGAAGTACAGGAAATGATGTATGGTACATTGATGATTGCGCACAATGCGAGTTTTGATGCAGGAGTTTTGAAAGGATGCCTTGATTATTATGGGATGTTTACCCCAAAATTAAATTATCTCTGCAGTATTCAGTTAGCTAAAAAATCATGGAATTATCTTCCAAAATATGGTTTAAAACATCTTGCAGAATACCATAATATTCAATTTAAACATCACAGAGCCGGCGATGATGCAGAAGCTTGTGCCAGAATTTCGCTTTTAGCTTTTGAGAAGCTTTTTATTACAAGTAACGATGAAGTTTCAGATTTTATGAAGCAGAAAATCAAAATGCTTTAG
- a CDS encoding thioredoxin family protein gives MKKMSLVALLALSTLAWAQKIEKPTKVKNSSDKALLVKSDAAELEAKKKAAAEEKAKLPKPYDPKADAQADINKLVTQAKKEGKNIMIQAGGNWCIWCLRFNQYAQTTPELKKMVDKNYLYYHLNYSPDNKNEKVFSQYGNPGEKFGYPVFIVLDKNGKMIHIQQSDVLEDGKGYSLEKTKEFFNQWAPKS, from the coding sequence ATGAAAAAAATGTCGTTAGTAGCTCTTCTGGCTTTAAGCACTTTGGCTTGGGCTCAGAAGATTGAGAAACCAACAAAAGTTAAAAATTCAAGCGATAAAGCTTTGTTGGTAAAGAGTGATGCAGCAGAACTGGAAGCGAAGAAAAAAGCTGCGGCAGAAGAAAAAGCAAAGTTGCCTAAGCCTTACGATCCTAAAGCGGATGCACAAGCAGATATTAATAAACTGGTAACTCAGGCTAAGAAAGAAGGTAAAAACATTATGATTCAGGCGGGTGGAAACTGGTGTATCTGGTGTTTGAGATTCAATCAATATGCACAGACAACTCCGGAATTGAAGAAAATGGTTGATAAAAATTATCTTTATTATCATTTAAATTATTCTCCTGACAATAAAAATGAAAAAGTTTTTAGTCAGTATGGAAATCCGGGAGAGAAGTTCGGTTATCCTGTTTTTATTGTTTTAGATAAAAATGGTAAAATGATTCACATCCAGCAAAGTGATGTTTTGGAAGATGGAAAAGGATACAGTTTAGAAAAAACAAAAGAATTTTTCAATCAGTGGGCTCCAAAGTCATAA
- a CDS encoding lysophospholipid acyltransferase family protein yields the protein MNFLIKILFLISKMPLKILYIFSDIIFFLNFYFVGYRKKIITQNLKNSFPEKTDQEIKEIRKKFYLNFSDYLAETVKSFSISETETRVRMQHINQHLFHEAKAEGKNIILMAGHVFNWEWMNALATLTPQKNSHPVYRKVNSSFWEDQMKKVRNKFGNEALEANEVILNIFRNQNDGESIYMFVADQTPHVAHVNYGLKFLNQRTPAFIGYDKLATRMDLIFIYCEMKKVKRGFYQVNYHRIYPDGEKFVKNEVVRKFHQLLENTIRKNPDNYLWSHRKWKYQDSIKTYDGE from the coding sequence ATGAATTTTCTGATTAAAATACTTTTCCTGATTTCTAAGATGCCGCTTAAAATATTATATATTTTTTCGGATATCATCTTCTTTTTAAATTTCTATTTTGTCGGCTACAGAAAGAAGATTATTACTCAAAATTTAAAAAATTCTTTTCCTGAAAAAACAGATCAGGAAATTAAAGAAATACGAAAGAAATTCTACTTAAATTTCTCAGATTATTTGGCTGAGACTGTAAAGTCATTCAGTATTTCTGAAACTGAAACGCGTGTCAGAATGCAGCATATCAATCAGCATTTATTCCACGAGGCTAAAGCTGAAGGCAAAAATATCATTCTCATGGCGGGACACGTTTTTAACTGGGAATGGATGAATGCTTTGGCAACACTGACTCCACAAAAAAACTCACATCCAGTTTATAGAAAGGTAAACAGCAGCTTTTGGGAAGATCAGATGAAAAAAGTCCGAAACAAGTTCGGAAACGAAGCTTTAGAGGCTAATGAAGTTATTTTAAATATTTTTAGGAACCAAAATGATGGTGAATCTATTTATATGTTTGTAGCAGATCAGACTCCGCATGTTGCTCACGTCAATTATGGTTTAAAATTTTTAAACCAGCGAACTCCTGCTTTTATCGGTTATGATAAACTAGCAACAAGAATGGATCTGATTTTTATTTATTGTGAAATGAAGAAGGTAAAAAGAGGTTTTTATCAGGTTAATTATCACAGAATTTATCCTGATGGAGAAAAGTTCGTAAAAAATGAAGTCGTAAGAAAATTTCATCAGCTACTTGAAAATACGATCAGAAAAAATCCCGACAATTATCTTTGGTCACACAGAAAGTGGAAATATCAGGATTCTATTAAAACTTATGATGGCGAATAA